In Saccharothrix syringae, the following are encoded in one genomic region:
- a CDS encoding helix-turn-helix transcriptional regulator: protein MAGLTSYLSSKAEAVLLDWEQRARADVVVVAVDRIGPEVLNALRRIAGEIGAPVVLVLDEVGEKDVLAAVECRVVAILPRSAATGERVLRSVLAAASGGGVMPPSLVAELLKHVERLQRELVSPNAGVPKLTPREADVLRLMADGLDTAEIASRLCYSERTIKNVFYGLTTRLNLRNRPHAVAYALRKGMI from the coding sequence ATGGCCGGCCTGACCAGCTACCTCAGTTCGAAGGCCGAGGCGGTGCTCCTGGACTGGGAGCAGCGGGCGCGGGCGGACGTGGTCGTGGTGGCCGTCGACCGGATCGGCCCGGAGGTGCTCAACGCCCTGCGGCGCATCGCGGGGGAGATCGGGGCACCGGTGGTGCTGGTGCTCGACGAGGTCGGGGAGAAGGACGTGCTGGCCGCGGTGGAGTGCCGGGTGGTGGCCATCCTGCCCCGCTCCGCGGCGACCGGCGAACGGGTGCTGCGCAGCGTCCTGGCCGCCGCCTCGGGCGGTGGCGTGATGCCGCCGAGCCTGGTGGCGGAACTGCTCAAGCACGTGGAGCGGTTGCAGCGGGAGCTGGTGTCGCCGAACGCGGGCGTGCCCAAGCTGACCCCGCGCGAGGCGGACGTGCTGCGGTTGATGGCGGACGGTCTGGACACCGCCGAGATCGCCAGCCGGCTGTGCTACTCCGAGCGCACGATCAAGAACGTCTTCTACGGGTTGACCACCCGGCTCAACCTGCGCAACCGGCCGCACGCGGTCGCGTACGCCCTGAGGAAGGGGATGATCTGA
- a CDS encoding NAD-dependent epimerase/dehydratase family protein, producing the protein MDIAVVTGSAGLIGGAAVRRFAPSFDLVVGIDNGMRQEFFGPAGSVARGLAEAERVPNYRHHRVDVRDQGAVDAVLRTWGPDVRLVVHAAGQPSRVWAEGQPLTDFGVNALGAVTVLDSVRRHCRDAVFALVSTAKVYGDVPDALPLVETATRWELDPAHPFHEHGVDESIRLDRADRTFLGVSKLAADLAAQEHGRQLGMKVGVFRCGSVTGTGQAGVQAHGFVSHLVRTAVRGAPYRILGHGGKQVRDVLDARDLVEALWHFYLAPKPGAVYHLGGGRARSASVLELIARYEHLTGREVVFDYSPRARFADPRWWISDTRAFRRDHPGWSPAHDLDDVLLALHRHWGGVEVAA; encoded by the coding sequence GCAGGAGTTCTTCGGCCCGGCCGGGTCGGTGGCCCGCGGCCTGGCCGAGGCCGAGCGCGTCCCCAACTACCGCCACCACCGGGTGGACGTGCGCGACCAGGGCGCGGTGGACGCGGTGCTGCGCACCTGGGGCCCGGACGTCCGACTGGTGGTGCACGCGGCCGGGCAGCCGAGCCGCGTGTGGGCCGAGGGGCAGCCGCTGACCGACTTCGGCGTCAACGCCCTGGGCGCGGTCACCGTGCTGGACTCGGTCCGGCGGCACTGCCGCGACGCGGTGTTCGCGCTGGTCTCCACGGCCAAGGTCTACGGGGACGTGCCCGACGCGCTGCCCCTGGTGGAGACCGCGACCCGGTGGGAGCTGGACCCGGCCCACCCGTTCCACGAGCACGGCGTGGACGAGTCGATCCGGCTGGACCGGGCCGACCGCACGTTCCTCGGGGTGTCGAAGCTGGCCGCCGACCTGGCCGCGCAGGAGCACGGCCGCCAGTTGGGCATGAAGGTCGGCGTGTTCCGGTGCGGCAGCGTCACCGGCACCGGGCAGGCGGGCGTGCAGGCGCACGGGTTCGTGTCGCACCTCGTGCGCACCGCCGTGCGCGGCGCGCCCTACCGGATCCTCGGGCACGGCGGCAAGCAGGTGCGCGACGTGCTGGACGCGCGCGACCTCGTGGAGGCCCTGTGGCACTTCTACCTGGCCCCGAAGCCCGGCGCGGTCTACCACCTGGGCGGCGGGCGGGCGCGCAGCGCGTCGGTGCTGGAGCTGATCGCCCGCTACGAGCACCTGACCGGCCGGGAGGTGGTGTTCGACTACTCGCCGCGGGCGCGGTTCGCCGACCCCCGGTGGTGGATCAGCGACACCCGCGCGTTCCGCCGCGACCACCCGGGCTGGTCGCCCGCCCACGACCTCGACGACGTCCTGCTGGCGCTGCACCGCCACTGGGGCGGCGTGGAGGTCGCTGCCTGA